The following is a genomic window from Streptomyces lincolnensis.
GTCGCCCTATCCAGGCACTTCGGGCGTCAGCCGGGTCGAGGCTCGCTGCCCGAACCCCGACCAGTGGCCGACCTGGCGAGGCTGACCGAACTTCGACGCCCGACCCGCTGCGGCCGGGCCGACGGTCCGCTCACCCGCGGGTCAGGCCCAGTTCGCCCGCACGCATGCCGCATGCCGGCCGGCCCGCGTGGCCAGCCCATCCGGCGTGCCCGCATTCCGATCCCGCCGGTGCGTTGATTCTGGCGAGAGAACCAGTGATCTGTGACGTTCTGTGAGAGTCCGTCTTCGGACCGCGGGCCCGGGCGGCCGTAGCAGTGCCTGTGTCAGAACCGCTGATCAGTGACGCTGCCGTGAGAGAAGGGCGGCATCTCGTCGGTCGCCCGGACAGGAACGCTGCCCGGACCTACGCAGGGATCTCGACGGCGGCTGACGCCACCTGGGGCTGATGGGTTCGCCGCTAGAGCCGGGCGTGGGCACGTGGCCTGCGCCCCGGGCGCGGTACACGGCCGCGGCGGGCAACCGCTCCAACAGTTGCTCGTACACCTCGATATGAGCTCTGCCGACGGAAGGGTCCGGCCGGCCAGGAGGTCACGGCGCCGAGAACAGGCTGGGCCCCGGAGGCGAGGGGCCGTCGGCGCGGACGCCGCTCGCGACCCGCAGGAACTCCAGCTTCTCCGCGTCGGCGGAACCCGCGGCCACCGTGTAGACGACGAGGCGGACGTCGCAGCCCGGGACGGTGAGTACGTCGCAGTCGCACATCACCTCGCCGACCTGGGGGTGTACGACGGTTTTGCGGGCCGAGACGTGCGGACCGACCGCGCCTTCGTCCCACAGCCGGGTGAACTCGGCATTGGTGGAGCGCAGTTCCTCGACAAGGCTGATCAGTCCACGGTCGTGGGGATAGGAGACGAGAGCTGTGCGCAGATCGGCGACGAGGGCGGGGTTCAGGGCGTCGCCCTCCGGGAGCACGGGCCAGGCCGCGAGCCCTCCGGGTCCTGTGGCGAAGACCGCCCGCACCAGGTTGCGTTCGGTGGGTGTCCGCGCGCTGGGGTCGCCCAGCAGCGCCGCCCATGCGGGAGTCCAGGACAGCAACGTCCAGTCCGCGCTGAAGACGCCCACGGGGAACTCGCCGAGGCGGGCCAGCATCCGCTGGACCCCCGCTGGGACGTGCGTGGAGATCGTCCCCTCCTGCGGCGGGAGGAGGCCGGCCAGCCGATAGGCGTGATCGCGCTCCAAGGGCTGGAGCTGAAGTGCCCTGGCCAGGCTCGCGATGACCTGTGCCGAAGGGCTCGTGGCGCGTCCCTGTTCCAGCCGTACCACGTAGTCGACCGACAGGCCCGCGAGGTCGGCCAGTTCCTCGCGTCGCAGCCCCGCCGCACGGCGTCCGGGTCGTGCGGGCCGGCCGACATCGAGGGGAGAGAGCCGGTCGCGCCAGCGGCGCAGTGCCGTTCCAAGGGTCTCGTCCACTCGGCCATTGTGTCCGTCGGGCAGCCGATGTGCCTGGTACTGGCTGTCCTACCGTCGTGGAGGGCACTGGTTGTCCTCACGCCACGGGCCGAGGGTGAACGCATGACGACAACATTCATCACCGGAGCCAACAAGTCCCTCGGGTACGAGACCGCCCGCCGATTGATCGAGGCCGGCCACACCGTCCTCGTCGGCGCTCGCGATCCAGAGCGCGGCCAGGCGGCCGCCGACGCCCTCGGTGCCCGTTTCGTCCAGATCGACGTGACGGACGACGCGTCGGTGGCCGCGGCCGTCGCCGATGTCGGCGCTCACGAGGGAGGCATCGACGTCCTCATCAACAACGCGGGGGTCAACCAACCTCACGTCTCCGCCGACCAGATCACGGCCGCTCACGCCAGCGCGGTGTACGACGTCAACGTCATCGGGCTCGTCCGGGTGACGCAGGCATTCCTGCCCCTGCTGCGCAAGGCCGCGAGCCCGGTGATCGTCAACGTGTCGAGCGGCATGGGGTCGTTCGCGGCGACCCACGACGCCGAGCGCGTCGAGTCGAAGCCCGTCGCGCCGCTGTACACATCGTCGAAGGCCGCCGTGACCATGCTGACCACGCAGTACGCGAAGGCCTGGCCGGACGTGAAGGTGAACGCGGTCGACCCGGGCTACACCGCGACCGACTTCAACGGACACAGCGGACCGCAGACGGTGACCGAGGGAACCGACACGATCGTCGAACTCGCCACCATCGGGCCGGACGGACCGACCGGGGCCTTCCGTGACCGTCACGGCACGGTGGCCTGGTGAGCACCGGCCGGTTCGGCCTCCGCCCCAGCCGGAGCGTCAGCGCGTAAGGGCGGCGAACTCGTGCCGGGAGTTCGGCCATGGCCGCCGTTTCCGGCGTCAGCGGCAGCGCGCCACGCGGGCTCGGGGCGGGACGACGGCAGGCGGGCGCCGACAAGGCACGTGGCGATGCTGACGTGTTATCGCTGGCGGCAGCCGCCACGTCGGTATAGCGTTGGGATCCAGCAGTCGTGGTTCCGAAGTTCCGTTCGCCCGTGATCGCCATCACGGGCGTTCTTGCTGTTCAGCTTCTCTCCGGACCAGGGCGATCACCTCCCGGGTGCGCAGGTCGCGGGCCCGGTTTTTTCTCGAAGGAGACGGTCATGGCCACGGGCACTGTGAAGTGGTTCAACAGCGAAAAGGGCTTCGGTTTCATCGAGCAGGACGGCGGCGGCCCCGACGTGTTCGCCCACTACTCGAACATCGCCGCCCAGGGTTTCCGCGAGCTTCAGGAGGGCCAGAAGGTGACGTTCGACGTCACCCAGGGCCAGAAGGGCCCGCAGGCGGAGAACATCCGCCCCTCCTGATCCCGCAGCCTCGATAAGGCCGGCTTCCCTACGGGAGCCGGCCTTTTCGGTGAAGCTCGCCAGGGTGACGCACTGGGGCGGTGGGACCGACATGCGGGCCCGTCACCTGTGCCGCGCCGTGCCCAACTCGTCGGTGTACCGATTGAGGGCGTCTTCGGCCGTGGGGGCGGGGCCGAACAGCTGTTCCTGGCGGCGGGGGTCGGCGACGTAGCGGCCGGTGTCGAACCAGCCGAACATCGCGGCCATGTCCTTGACCAGGGGCATGAAACGGCCGAGGACGGCTCCTGCGGCGCGGACGGCGACGGAGGGGACGGCCCACACCTTGATCTTCTTTCCGGCCCGGTCACCCATCAGGGTGGCCATCTCGCGCATGCTGACCGGACGGTCCCAGCCGATGTCGATGCGCTCACCGTCGGCGGCGTCGGCGTCGACGGCGGCCGCCAGGTAGGCCGCGAGGTCTGAGGTGTGGACGAAGGTCAGCGGGACGGTGGCCTTGGCCATCCAGATCAGGCGGCCCTTGTCGAGCGGGTTGCCCGCCATGGTCGCGATCTGGTCGAGGAAGGCACCGGGGCGCAGTGCGACGAACGGGACGCCGAGTTGTTCGAGCTTGTCCTCGGCGACCTTCTTGTGCCAGAAGTGCGGGACGTGGGGTGTCTGGTCGCTGGTGAGGATGCTGGTCAGGACGAACCGTCGGATGCCGGTGCGGTGGGCGGCCTCGGCGAGGTTGGCGTTGCCGAGGGTGTCTATGTCGTGTGCGTTCTTGCCGCCGCGGGTGTAGCCGGCTGCGGTGGTGATGACGGCGTCGGCGCCGGTCATGGCGGCGACGAGCGAGTCGAGGTCGAGCATGTCGCCACGGGCGATCTCGACGCCCCGCTTTTCGAGCTTGCCGGCGTCGGTGGTCGGCCGGACCAGGGCGCGGACGTGCTTGCCGCGCTTCAGCAGTTCGTCGACGACTTTGCCGCCGAGGGAGCCGGTTGCGCCGACGACGAGGACGGGGAGGGTGGTGGGCATGGGGGGGGTCTCACTTTCCATCAGGTCAGGAGTGGGGGGATTAGGTGGGCGGGGCAGTGGTGGCCGCGGACGTGGCTGCTGTCGACCCGACGCGCTCAGGGGCGGGCCTTGGGTGGGCGGATCCGCGGCGCGGGTCACCGCCGGCCTGCAGGAGCTTGCGGGGGTCGAGGCGCCCTGAACGCGGTGATGCGGCCATCCTCGATGTGCGGCAGGCCCGCGACATGAAAGGACTCGCTGGCCCCGCGAGGGTGATGCCCTGCCCCCCCGAATGAGTTCCGTCCTGCTTCGACCGGGACAGCTCGCGCTCACCCCTGAGCCGAGGCCCCGCTCACCCCGTTCTCCGTGACGCAGACGTACGGGGGTGAGCGGGCGGGTTCCGCCACATTCGCGGGCTTATTCGTCGGCTTGGCTCACCGGGCTTCTTCCAACAGCCGGGGAGCCTGGCTTCGTGCAGCACGGGCCTTCGTGAGCCGACTGCGTTCCAGCACTGTCCACTTCGCAGGAACGCCGGAAACGATTCGCACTCCGAGCCGGAACCGGGGTGCAAGCCGAGCGGAGTTACTCGGACTCTTCCCGCGGCAGGGCGCGGCTGTTGATCGCGTCTGCCATGGCATGGGCGATACGGACGAAGGACTCCGCCTCCTGTGCCGACAGGTTCCGCGCGGAGGTCTCCTCCAGGGCCCGCCACATGGCTGCCAGGGGTTCGCGCAGGGCACGGCCCTTGTCGGTGAGGTGGACGACCATGACGCGCCGGTCGTGTACGGCCGACTCGCGCACGAGCAGGCCCGCGTCCTGCATACGGCGGAGGGACTTGGAGACGGTGGAGTGGTCCAGGCCGACACTGTCGAGCAACTCGGACTGGGTCTGGCCTTCCCGGTCGAGGAGGTGCATCAGCAGCAGCTCCTGTCCGGGATGCAGGTCCATCTCGCGGAGCATGGCGGCAGCGCGGGCGCGGTGGGCGCGGGCGAGCTGGAAGATCGCGTAGCTCATCGGCCCCTCGCTGGCCGTAGTGGGGGTGCGGGGTGTGGGCGCGGGCATGGTGGGGGTTCCTCAGACGGTATGGGTGGGGTAGTCGGTGTATCCGGCCACTCCGCCGCCGTAGAAGGTCGCCGGGTCGGGGGTGTTCAGCGGCGCCTCAGAGCGTAGCCGCTCGACCAGGTCCGGGTTGGCGAGCGCGAGCGCGCCGACGGAGACGAGGTCGGCCGTGCCCTGGTCGATGTCCTTGGCGCGGGTGGGCAGGTCGGTGCCGGCCCGGTTGAGGATGAGCGTGGTCGGCCACAGCGCGCGCAGGGTGCCCAGCAGCTCGTCGTCGCCCAGGTGCATCACGTGGAGGTAGGCGAGACCGAGCGGGCCGAGGGCACGCAGGAGCGCCGGATACAGCTCGGCGGTGTCGGACTCGGCGATGTCGTTGTAGGGGTTGCCGGGGGAGATGCGCAGGCCTGTGCGGTCGGCGCCGATCTCCTCGGCCACGGCAGCGGCGACCTCGACGGCGAAGCGGATGCGGTTGTCGATCGAGCCGCCGTAGAGGTCGGTGCGCTGGTTGGTGCTGTCGGACAGGAACTGGTGCACAAGGTAGCCGTTGGCGCCGTGGATCTCCACGCCGTCGGCGCCTGCCGCGACGGCGGCCGCTGCGGCGCGGCGGAAGTCGTCGACGGTCGCCGCGACCTCCTGCGTCGACAGGGCGCGGGGTATCGGCATCTCCTGGGGCCCGGACGCGGTGAACATCACGCCCTGCGGCTGGATCGCCGAAGGGGCGACCGGCGGGCGCCCGTGGGGGGTGTTGTCGGGGTGGGCGATGCGCCCGGTGTGCATCAGCTGGACGACGATCCGGCCGTCGGCCGCGTGCACGGCGTCGGTGACCTTGCGCCACCCGGCGATCTGCTCGTCATTGTGGATACCGGGGGTGAGGAGGTAGCCCTGGCCGTCGGCGTTGGGCTGGGTGCCCTCGGTGATGATGAGCGCGTGCGAGGCCCGCTGGGCGTAGTACTCGGCGTTCAGCTCGGTCGGGACGCCCTCAGGTGTGGAGCGGTCACGGGTCATGGGGGCCATGACCAGGCGGTGCGGGAGGGAGATGTCACCGACGGTGGTCGGCGTCCACAGGGAGTTCAACATGATGGGTCCTTCGGTACGGCGATGGGCAGGGGGATGGTCAGGTGATGAGCGAAAATAGGGGGGAAGCCGGGCGGGATCAGCCGAGGGTGAGGACGAGCTTGCCCCGGACATGACCGGCGTCGCTGACCTGCTGGGCCTTGGCGGCCTGGTCGAGCGGGTAGGCGGTGACGGTGGTGACGATCTTGCCGGTCGCGGCGTCCTGGGCCAGCGCGGCCAGACGGGCGACCGAGCGTTCCTGGCCGCCGCTGGCGAAGGTGACGCCGAGCTGGTGCGCGCGGAAGTCGGCGATGGTGACGATGCGCTCGGTGCCGCCCCGCAGGGTGATGGAGTCCTCCAGGGCTCCCTTCCCGGCCACGTCGAACACCGCGTTCACGCCGTCGGGGGCCAGCTCCCGGACCCGCTCGACCAGACCCTCGCCGTACACGGTCGCGGTGGCGCCGAGCGAGGTGAGGTAGTCCTGGTTGGCGGGGCCGGCGGTGGCGATGACCCGCGCTCCGCGGGCCGTGGCGAGCTGGACCGCCAGGGTGCCGACCGCTCCGGCCGCGCCGTGCATCAGCACGGTCTCCCCGGCGGCGACGCCGAGCAGATCCAGGACCCGCTCGGCCGTCTCGCTCGCCACCGGCAGCGCGACCGCGTGCTGCCAGTCGAGGCCGGCGGGCTTCGGTGCCACGGTGGTGGCCAGCGCGTACTCGGCGTACGAGCCGGTGTCCGACCAGCCCAGCACCTCGTCACCGACCTGTATGTCCCGCACGCCTTCACCCACGGCGTCCACCACGCCGGCGAGCTCGTGACCGGGCACGGAGGGGAGCGGCGTGGGGAACGCGGCCTCCATCGCCCCGGAACGGATCTTGCCGTCCAGCGCGTTCAACCCGGCCGCCTCGACACGGACGCGGACCTGCCCGGGACCGGGCCGCGGGACCTCGATGTCCGCCTCGTGGAGTACTTCCGTGCCGCCGAAACGGTCGAATTGGATGGCCTTCATGACTGCTCCTCTCGTGTCGCCACCCAGTTAGGTGGCTGGACACATATTTAACGTAGCAGCAATTACGTGGCTAGCCAACTATTTGCTTCTGCCCCGCCGCGCAGGCTTCTGACAGCGGGATGACCTGGTCGGCCACCCGCTCAGGGCTCGGGTCGGGTCGCGGTTGGTCCGCCCGCGTCCTCGCACAGACTCATCGCGAGAGGACCGGTCTCGGTCTCAGCGCCACCACCAGCCGGGCGCGCGGCACCTCACCCCTGCCCGTCACCCCGCGCCGGGCGGACCGCGTGCCGTGCTGTCGGGTTCGCGATGAGGTGGCTCGGGGCGATGGCGCGGTTGATCGCCGTCTCTACGGCGGCGATCCGGTCGCCGAGCAGGCCGAGCGCGGCGACTGCCCGGGCGATCTGGTCGCCTTCCGGGTCTCCGAGCGCCTGCGTGCGCACGTACGCCGCTTTCAACTCGGCCCAGCGCGCC
Proteins encoded in this region:
- a CDS encoding helix-turn-helix transcriptional regulator is translated as MDETLGTALRRWRDRLSPLDVGRPARPGRRAAGLRREELADLAGLSVDYVVRLEQGRATSPSAQVIASLARALQLQPLERDHAYRLAGLLPPQEGTISTHVPAGVQRMLARLGEFPVGVFSADWTLLSWTPAWAALLGDPSARTPTERNLVRAVFATGPGGLAAWPVLPEGDALNPALVADLRTALVSYPHDRGLISLVEELRSTNAEFTRLWDEGAVGPHVSARKTVVHPQVGEVMCDCDVLTVPGCDVRLVVYTVAAGSADAEKLEFLRVASGVRADGPSPPGPSLFSAP
- a CDS encoding SDR family NAD(P)-dependent oxidoreductase yields the protein MTTTFITGANKSLGYETARRLIEAGHTVLVGARDPERGQAAADALGARFVQIDVTDDASVAAAVADVGAHEGGIDVLINNAGVNQPHVSADQITAAHASAVYDVNVIGLVRVTQAFLPLLRKAASPVIVNVSSGMGSFAATHDAERVESKPVAPLYTSSKAAVTMLTTQYAKAWPDVKVNAVDPGYTATDFNGHSGPQTVTEGTDTIVELATIGPDGPTGAFRDRHGTVAW
- a CDS encoding cold-shock protein, with protein sequence MATGTVKWFNSEKGFGFIEQDGGGPDVFAHYSNIAAQGFRELQEGQKVTFDVTQGQKGPQAENIRPS
- a CDS encoding SDR family oxidoreductase, producing MPTTLPVLVVGATGSLGGKVVDELLKRGKHVRALVRPTTDAGKLEKRGVEIARGDMLDLDSLVAAMTGADAVITTAAGYTRGGKNAHDIDTLGNANLAEAAHRTGIRRFVLTSILTSDQTPHVPHFWHKKVAEDKLEQLGVPFVALRPGAFLDQIATMAGNPLDKGRLIWMAKATVPLTFVHTSDLAAYLAAAVDADAADGERIDIGWDRPVSMREMATLMGDRAGKKIKVWAVPSVAVRAAGAVLGRFMPLVKDMAAMFGWFDTGRYVADPRRQEQLFGPAPTAEDALNRYTDELGTARHR
- a CDS encoding MarR family winged helix-turn-helix transcriptional regulator — its product is MPAPTPRTPTTASEGPMSYAIFQLARAHRARAAAMLREMDLHPGQELLLMHLLDREGQTQSELLDSVGLDHSTVSKSLRRMQDAGLLVRESAVHDRRVMVVHLTDKGRALREPLAAMWRALEETSARNLSAQEAESFVRIAHAMADAINSRALPREESE
- a CDS encoding alkene reductase, whose amino-acid sequence is MLNSLWTPTTVGDISLPHRLVMAPMTRDRSTPEGVPTELNAEYYAQRASHALIITEGTQPNADGQGYLLTPGIHNDEQIAGWRKVTDAVHAADGRIVVQLMHTGRIAHPDNTPHGRPPVAPSAIQPQGVMFTASGPQEMPIPRALSTQEVAATVDDFRRAAAAAVAAGADGVEIHGANGYLVHQFLSDSTNQRTDLYGGSIDNRIRFAVEVAAAVAEEIGADRTGLRISPGNPYNDIAESDTAELYPALLRALGPLGLAYLHVMHLGDDELLGTLRALWPTTLILNRAGTDLPTRAKDIDQGTADLVSVGALALANPDLVERLRSEAPLNTPDPATFYGGGVAGYTDYPTHTV
- a CDS encoding NADP-dependent oxidoreductase — encoded protein: MKAIQFDRFGGTEVLHEADIEVPRPGPGQVRVRVEAAGLNALDGKIRSGAMEAAFPTPLPSVPGHELAGVVDAVGEGVRDIQVGDEVLGWSDTGSYAEYALATTVAPKPAGLDWQHAVALPVASETAERVLDLLGVAAGETVLMHGAAGAVGTLAVQLATARGARVIATAGPANQDYLTSLGATATVYGEGLVERVRELAPDGVNAVFDVAGKGALEDSITLRGGTERIVTIADFRAHQLGVTFASGGQERSVARLAALAQDAATGKIVTTVTAYPLDQAAKAQQVSDAGHVRGKLVLTLG